Proteins co-encoded in one Methanosarcinales archaeon Met12 genomic window:
- a CDS encoding radical SAM protein yields the protein MVREMDHPCFDEDAHFRVGRIHLPVAPLCNIKCRFCVHGVCTSKCVRPGATSKIMTPQESIIAVEEAIVEDPQIKVVGIAGPGDPLVNAQTFETLEIIKDRFSQLITCLSTNGLLLPNKIRQLHQLGVDYVTVTVNAFTPQTADKIYEWLYLDGKKTKDTSILLRAQQLGVQLAHELDIPIKINTVLIPGVNEHEVEEIARWGSKYALGMNVMPLIPRGEFGWMKRPTCTQMNRARLSVSKHMRLFKHCKQCRTDAVGVPGEML from the coding sequence ATGGTAAGAGAGATGGACCACCCCTGTTTCGATGAAGACGCACATTTTCGCGTGGGCAGGATACATTTACCTGTCGCGCCACTGTGCAATATAAAATGTCGATTCTGCGTACATGGCGTTTGTACGTCCAAGTGTGTTAGACCAGGCGCAACCTCTAAGATAATGACTCCGCAAGAGTCAATCATCGCTGTAGAAGAGGCGATTGTGGAAGACCCACAAATCAAGGTGGTTGGAATTGCCGGACCCGGGGATCCGCTGGTCAATGCACAAACGTTTGAAACGCTGGAGATTATCAAGGATCGTTTTTCACAGTTAATTACGTGTTTAAGCACCAATGGTCTATTGTTGCCCAACAAGATACGACAACTACATCAATTAGGTGTCGATTACGTGACCGTGACGGTCAACGCATTCACGCCTCAGACGGCGGATAAGATATATGAGTGGTTATATCTCGATGGCAAAAAAACCAAGGACACGTCCATATTGCTGAGAGCTCAGCAGCTGGGCGTTCAACTTGCGCACGAGCTGGACATACCAATCAAAATAAACACGGTGCTGATACCGGGCGTGAATGAGCACGAGGTTGAAGAGATAGCTCGATGGGGGTCCAAATATGCACTCGGTATGAACGTCATGCCGCTGATACCACGGGGTGAATTTGGATGGATGAAGAGGCCAACCTGCACTCAGATGAATCGCGCCAGATTATCAGTCAGTAAACATATGCGGCTTTTCAAACACTGCAAACAGTGCAGGACTGATGCGGTAGGCGTGCCTGGTGAGATGTTATAA
- the pyrI gene encoding aspartate carbamoyltransferase regulatory subunit — MKKNGLYVRPIQNGTVIDHITAGQALSVLRILGINRTTEEVVSVVMNVTSKAIGTKDIVKIEGRELKPSEVDKIALIAPSASINIIRKYNVAGKHKVDIPDEIEGVVRCANPNCISNTIEPVVSRFTTEKQKTGIQLRCIYCERIISENIVEHLL, encoded by the coding sequence ATGAAAAAGAATGGACTTTACGTGCGCCCGATTCAAAATGGAACGGTCATAGACCATATCACGGCAGGGCAGGCGCTCAGCGTGCTACGAATTCTCGGTATCAACAGGACGACGGAGGAAGTGGTCAGTGTGGTCATGAACGTCACGAGTAAGGCGATCGGCACAAAAGACATCGTCAAGATCGAAGGACGAGAATTAAAACCCAGTGAAGTGGACAAGATTGCATTGATTGCACCGTCTGCTTCTATCAACATCATCCGCAAGTACAATGTGGCAGGGAAGCATAAGGTAGACATCCCTGACGAGATAGAGGGTGTTGTGAGGTGCGCCAACCCAAATTGCATTTCAAATACAATAGAGCCGGTGGTATCCAGATTCACCACCGAAAAACAGAAGACAGGCATACAGCTGCGCTGTATTTACTGTGAGCGCATAATCTCCGAGAATATCGTGGAGCATCTTTTATAA
- the pyrB gene encoding aspartate carbamoyltransferase produces the protein MKFAGRHIISMKDFSREEIDYILKKAEALEPFARGKGKGSDLLAGKILATLFYEPSTRTRLSFETAMKRLGGDVISIVSTEASSAAKGETLTDTLRVIGGYADAIVLRHSREGAARMAAEISDIPIINAGDGAGHHPTQTLLDLYTIRREGHLEDLSIALIGDLKYGRTVHSLAYALSLYGAEINLVSPEQLRIPLDIKNDLKKRGANVVETAKLSDVISDMDVLYVTRIQKERFPDPSEYHEVVGTYRISTETLRNAKEDMIIMHPLPKADEIDKDVDYTKHARYFKQAFYGIPVRMAILRLVLGDAQ, from the coding sequence ATGAAATTTGCCGGGCGACATATCATCTCAATGAAGGATTTCTCACGTGAGGAGATCGATTACATATTAAAAAAAGCCGAGGCGCTCGAACCGTTTGCGCGCGGTAAAGGTAAGGGGTCCGACTTATTAGCAGGCAAGATTTTAGCGACGTTGTTCTATGAGCCAAGCACAAGAACCAGACTGTCTTTTGAGACCGCTATGAAGCGATTGGGCGGAGATGTCATCAGTATAGTATCCACAGAAGCCAGTTCAGCAGCAAAAGGCGAGACGCTTACCGATACGCTCCGGGTAATTGGAGGATATGCGGATGCCATTGTGCTAAGGCATTCCAGAGAGGGTGCCGCACGTATGGCAGCGGAGATATCCGATATTCCGATTATAAACGCAGGAGATGGTGCAGGACACCATCCTACGCAGACCCTGCTGGACCTGTACACCATCAGACGAGAAGGACATCTTGAAGACCTGAGTATTGCACTTATAGGAGACCTGAAATACGGCAGAACCGTACATTCGCTGGCATATGCGCTATCGCTGTATGGCGCAGAGATAAATTTAGTTTCCCCTGAACAACTTCGAATACCGCTCGATATCAAGAATGATTTAAAGAAACGAGGGGCAAACGTGGTCGAAACTGCAAAATTGTCCGATGTGATTTCCGACATGGATGTTCTCTATGTCACCAGAATCCAAAAGGAGCGCTTTCCAGATCCCAGCGAATATCATGAAGTGGTGGGGACATATCGCATTTCAACCGAGACGTTGCGGAATGCCAAAGAAGATATGATAATCATGCATCCGCTTCCGAAGGCGGATGAAATCGACAAGGACGTAGATTACACTAAACATGCCAGATATTTCAAACAGGCGTTCTATGGCATTCCGGTGAGAATGGCGATACTACGCCTCGTACTGGGTGATGCGCAATGA
- a CDS encoding nodulation protein NfeD, translating into MKIWTLSIILMLLLTSGIGGARSSENIVYVIEIEGMITAGTALHVENGIEDAVDMGASAVLLQIDTPGGLVGATIDIIKAIDNSPIPVITYIPRGGIAASAGTYILLAGHVAAMSPGTTTGASMPVMADPAGAPGPADNKTISYMAGFMRGIAERRERPVDVAERFVTENLVLTASEALEADVIDVIADDVRGLLEKVDGMTTMVMGAETHLQTADAEIYVREEKIRDQIIDILSNPQVVFILLLVGIYGIIFGFSSPGTYVPEVIGAICLILALYGLGTFDVNMFGIILIIAAVILFIAEVLTPTHGILTVGGVVCLILGAFMLPQEPLLAEEWFRTFQLIVLGMAGTSVAFFIFGVGAVMKTRRKKPTTGIDELIEKTARAETDIDKEGKVKVRGEIWNARAENGAIKQGETVKIIRVEGLTLFVRKINKERE; encoded by the coding sequence ATGAAAATATGGACTTTGTCAATCATTTTGATGCTACTCCTGACATCGGGAATCGGTGGCGCCAGGTCATCAGAGAACATAGTATACGTCATCGAGATTGAAGGAATGATAACCGCTGGCACGGCGCTTCACGTGGAGAACGGAATAGAAGATGCAGTGGACATGGGTGCGTCAGCGGTGCTGCTCCAGATAGACACTCCAGGTGGGCTTGTGGGCGCCACGATAGATATTATAAAAGCTATCGATAATTCGCCAATTCCCGTGATAACATACATACCGAGGGGGGGCATCGCCGCATCTGCCGGGACGTACATCCTGCTTGCGGGCCATGTGGCAGCCATGTCGCCAGGAACCACGACGGGTGCTAGCATGCCAGTCATGGCAGACCCAGCAGGTGCGCCGGGACCAGCCGACAACAAGACGATATCATACATGGCGGGGTTTATGAGAGGTATCGCCGAGAGAAGGGAAAGGCCGGTTGATGTCGCAGAGCGCTTTGTCACCGAGAATTTAGTACTAACCGCAAGCGAAGCGCTGGAGGCGGATGTTATCGATGTAATTGCAGATGATGTTCGCGGTCTGCTTGAGAAAGTCGACGGCATGACGACCATGGTGATGGGGGCGGAAACCCATCTGCAGACGGCAGATGCAGAGATATATGTGAGGGAGGAGAAGATTAGGGACCAGATCATCGATATACTCAGCAATCCGCAGGTAGTGTTTATACTGCTGTTAGTAGGCATATATGGAATAATATTTGGATTCAGTTCGCCTGGAACATATGTGCCAGAGGTGATAGGTGCGATATGCTTAATCCTGGCGTTGTATGGTCTTGGAACATTTGACGTTAATATGTTTGGCATAATTCTGATAATAGCGGCGGTGATATTGTTTATCGCAGAAGTGCTCACGCCCACCCATGGTATTCTAACGGTGGGCGGCGTCGTTTGTCTCATACTCGGGGCATTCATGTTGCCACAAGAGCCTTTACTCGCGGAAGAATGGTTCAGAACGTTCCAATTAATTGTGCTTGGAATGGCTGGCACCTCTGTAGCATTTTTCATATTCGGAGTTGGTGCCGTGATGAAAACGAGAAGGAAGAAACCAACGACAGGTATTGATGAATTGATCGAAAAGACAGCCAGAGCCGAGACGGACATCGACAAGGAGGGCAAGGTCAAGGTCAGGGGAGAGATATGGAATGCGAGGGCAGAAAACGGGGCGATAAAACAGGGAGAAACCGTAAAGATTATACGTGTGGAGGGGCTAACTCTTTTTGTTAGAAAAATAAATAAGGAGCGCGAATAA
- a CDS encoding slipin family protein: MELLILGMIIVVFMILSSAVRIVNEYERGVIFRLGRLVGARGPGLFFIIPIIEEMRRVDLRTVAFDVPPQEVITKDNVTTRVNAVVYYRVMDPEKAITQVEHYPLATSQMALTTLRGVIGQAELDELLSERVKLNKKIQEIVDEATDPWGIKVSAVEIKDVELPKEMQRAMASQAEAERNRRARIIHAEGEKQASQKIAEAADILSKQEGGMFIRTLQTIAEATTEKATTVVIPLPIELLQALGYSKNKKK, encoded by the coding sequence ATGGAACTATTGATACTCGGAATGATTATAGTGGTGTTTATGATTTTATCGTCCGCGGTAAGAATTGTAAACGAATATGAACGTGGCGTGATATTTAGATTGGGACGACTTGTCGGTGCCAGAGGACCTGGACTCTTTTTCATCATACCCATAATTGAGGAAATGAGGAGGGTGGACCTGAGAACGGTCGCCTTTGACGTGCCGCCGCAAGAGGTCATCACCAAGGATAATGTCACCACAAGGGTAAATGCCGTCGTGTATTACAGGGTGATGGACCCTGAGAAGGCAATCACCCAGGTAGAACACTATCCTCTCGCAACGTCTCAAATGGCTCTAACGACGTTGAGGGGCGTGATAGGCCAGGCTGAATTAGATGAACTGCTATCAGAGAGAGTTAAATTGAACAAGAAGATACAAGAAATCGTCGACGAAGCGACAGACCCATGGGGAATCAAAGTTTCCGCAGTCGAGATAAAAGACGTGGAGCTGCCAAAGGAGATGCAGAGGGCGATGGCATCCCAGGCAGAGGCGGAAAGGAATAGGCGAGCGCGAATCATTCACGCCGAGGGTGAGAAACAAGCCTCTCAAAAAATAGCAGAAGCAGCAGACATCCTGAGCAAACAAGAAGGCGGAATGTTCATACGTACCCTCCAAACGATAGCAGAGGCCACGACCGAAAAGGCGACCACGGTCGTGATTCCCTTGCCGATCGAACTTCTACAAGCTCTCGGATACTCCAAGAACAAGAAAAAGTGA
- a CDS encoding methyltransferase domain-containing protein encodes MIADDTPVLLTDKKCEHLVAVSDDEFHTGYGTIKLCKLREKEFGDTISTHLNHEYIIQRPRAPDFFKHCKRTGVPLMPKDIGIILAYTGLGGGDSVLDAGTGSGILAIYLGNVAKRVITYEKNEEFVRVARKNIETAGMKNVEVMHGDIIPEMANLNEKFDVITLDMMDADQVVPHVRAVLNPGGYLVTYSPFFEQTKKIRTAIDHGKFSSVRTIECMEREIKFERRGTRPSTRVGHTGFITIARL; translated from the coding sequence ATGATAGCCGATGATACCCCTGTACTGCTCACGGACAAAAAATGTGAGCATTTAGTCGCAGTTTCAGATGACGAATTTCATACGGGTTATGGAACGATCAAATTATGCAAATTACGCGAAAAGGAATTCGGTGACACGATTTCTACGCACCTGAATCACGAATACATCATTCAAAGGCCAAGGGCACCGGATTTTTTCAAACACTGCAAAAGGACAGGTGTTCCTTTGATGCCAAAGGACATCGGAATCATCCTTGCATACACGGGGTTGGGCGGCGGGGACTCTGTGCTCGATGCGGGAACGGGTTCCGGGATTCTGGCAATCTATCTCGGCAATGTCGCTAAGAGAGTGATCACATATGAAAAAAACGAAGAATTTGTCAGGGTGGCACGCAAGAACATCGAAACTGCGGGCATGAAGAACGTCGAAGTGATGCACGGCGACATAATCCCTGAGATGGCAAACCTAAACGAGAAATTCGATGTGATAACCCTTGACATGATGGATGCAGACCAAGTAGTACCGCATGTGAGAGCTGTGCTCAATCCAGGCGGATATTTGGTGACATATTCTCCATTTTTTGAGCAGACGAAAAAGATACGCACCGCAATTGATCATGGAAAATTCTCAAGCGTGCGGACCATAGAATGCATGGAACGCGAAATTAAATTTGAGAGGCGTGGGACGCGCCCCTCCACGCGAGTGGGGCACACTGGATTTATCACAATAGCACGGTTATAA
- a CDS encoding nascent polypeptide-associated complex protein: MIPGMRGMNPRKMQQMMKQMGIDVEDVEDVKEVIIRTSNRDIVFNDAQVTIMNVRGAKTYQVVGTPEERQRELEATEADVQLVVEQSGASESEARKALKETEGDLAEAILKLK, from the coding sequence ATGATTCCTGGAATGAGGGGCATGAACCCAAGAAAAATGCAACAGATGATGAAACAGATGGGCATCGACGTTGAAGATGTCGAGGACGTGAAGGAAGTCATCATCAGAACATCGAACAGGGACATCGTTTTTAATGACGCCCAGGTCACGATAATGAATGTCAGGGGTGCAAAAACGTATCAGGTTGTCGGCACCCCAGAAGAGCGCCAGCGCGAATTGGAGGCGACCGAGGCAGATGTGCAGCTCGTGGTAGAGCAGAGCGGGGCATCCGAGTCTGAGGCAAGAAAGGCGCTGAAGGAAACGGAAGGCGATCTGGCAGAAGCGATACTGAAACTGAAATAA
- a CDS encoding NAD(P)H-hydrate dehydratase encodes MSEIITSKQMRVIDVNSEYFGVPRMELMENAGKAVADAVRKRHASGKITLIAGRGNNGGDAFVAARYLKGFDIHVMLLCTPENIRTKEAKVNWDRLKDTDATLTEVHDTEDIDRDGVINSDIIIDAIFGTGIRGPIREPEASAIDLINESNAFVISVDVPSGMDPDTGKGIKMVHPDLTITFHKMKKGLATMPNVEVMGIGVPEEAELFVGPGDVHSLVYRDSDSHKGDNGRILIIGGGAYVGAPALAALAALRTGADIATIAAPASVSDIIASFSPNLIVSSLTSDILTLDDLPIITELVQEHDVVVIGMGLGRDELTLRAVKAIIPICKKVVIDADALSALDLPLDGNAIITPHAGEFKRLTGRDIPKNWKKRMEVLKEFARENGCVVLLKGKIDIISNGHTAKANQTGNAGMTVGGTGDVLAGVVGAFYAKNDAFESAAAGAFINGLAGDIAFGEYGFGLLATDVIDAIPKAIKKTKDEV; translated from the coding sequence ATGTCCGAAATCATCACGTCAAAGCAGATGCGAGTGATAGACGTCAACTCAGAATATTTCGGCGTTCCACGCATGGAGCTGATGGAGAATGCTGGCAAGGCTGTTGCAGATGCAGTTCGAAAACGACACGCCAGTGGCAAGATCACACTCATAGCAGGGCGCGGCAATAACGGAGGGGATGCGTTCGTAGCCGCCCGTTATCTAAAGGGATTCGATATCCACGTCATGTTGCTATGCACTCCTGAAAATATACGGACAAAAGAGGCAAAGGTTAATTGGGATAGGTTAAAAGATACTGATGCGACCTTAACAGAAGTGCATGATACGGAAGATATCGACCGTGATGGGGTCATAAATTCGGACATCATCATCGATGCGATATTTGGAACGGGCATTCGTGGCCCGATCAGGGAACCAGAAGCAAGCGCAATCGACCTGATTAATGAGTCAAACGCGTTCGTGATATCTGTGGACGTCCCAAGTGGGATGGACCCGGATACAGGCAAGGGCATAAAAATGGTTCACCCAGATTTGACCATTACCTTTCATAAAATGAAAAAGGGATTGGCGACCATGCCAAACGTTGAAGTTATGGGCATAGGCGTGCCAGAAGAAGCGGAATTATTTGTAGGGCCTGGAGACGTTCACTCATTAGTATATAGAGATTCGGATAGCCATAAAGGAGATAATGGGCGCATACTGATTATTGGAGGAGGTGCGTACGTCGGCGCACCCGCACTTGCTGCATTGGCGGCACTTAGGACTGGCGCAGATATAGCAACCATCGCTGCACCAGCCAGCGTCTCGGACATCATCGCATCGTTCTCACCGAACTTGATCGTGTCCTCGTTAACGTCTGATATACTCACGCTCGACGACCTGCCGATCATAACAGAACTGGTGCAGGAGCACGATGTCGTGGTTATCGGCATGGGGCTGGGCAGGGACGAATTGACGCTGAGGGCGGTTAAAGCAATCATCCCCATCTGTAAGAAGGTCGTGATCGATGCCGACGCATTATCTGCACTGGACCTGCCGCTGGATGGCAATGCCATAATAACTCCACATGCAGGCGAATTTAAACGATTGACTGGGCGTGACATCCCGAAAAACTGGAAGAAGAGAATGGAGGTGCTCAAGGAATTTGCAAGAGAGAATGGATGTGTTGTATTATTAAAAGGCAAAATAGATATAATATCTAATGGCCATACGGCAAAGGCAAATCAGACCGGGAATGCTGGCATGACCGTTGGAGGAACTGGAGATGTGCTTGCTGGTGTTGTCGGAGCATTCTATGCAAAGAACGATGCTTTTGAGTCGGCTGCTGCTGGAGCTTTTATAAATGGGCTTGCCGGGGATATCGCATTTGGGGAATATGGATTTGGACTGCTGGCGACAGATGTGATAGATGCCATTCCAAAAGCCATCAAAAAGACAAAAGATGAAGTTTAG
- a CDS encoding DUF2283 domain-containing protein codes for MAVGEVKRIMNLVPDLLEVPYSRIWTSYDKEADVLYINFKRPSHADDSELTDDDLIIRYEKGEIVGITILNASRRKIGYEHGI; via the coding sequence ATGGCAGTGGGAGAAGTAAAGAGGATAATGAATCTCGTACCTGACTTGTTGGAGGTGCCGTATTCAAGGATTTGGACATCTTACGATAAAGAAGCCGATGTTTTATACATTAACTTCAAGAGGCCAAGCCACGCGGATGATTCTGAACTCACAGATGATGACCTTATAATCAGATATGAAAAAGGAGAAATTGTGGGGATTACCATACTCAACGCAAGTAGGAGAAAGATAGGATATGAACACGGCATATAA
- a CDS encoding GTP-binding protein, whose amino-acid sequence MDQLETILDNGEQENIEFKEYLTEELHLKDERRQGLVCQMKHRLSMGNGTALYVVGVTDGGMLRGISSSKYKETLSVLNCIALEAGAKVTDCKEYKVNKGYVGLLTIKSHLPAKEHILIGTAGHVDHGKSTLVGSLVTGIMDDGAGKTRIFLDVQPHEIERGLSADLSYSVYGFKNGKAIRLKNPLSKKEKAGVVESVDKLISFVDTVGHEPWLRTTIRGIVGQKLDYGLLVVAADDGATHVTKEHLGILLAMELPTIIAITKIDRVEEGHTAETEKQIMHILKVVGKIPLRIKSKSDLHAISNRLNDGVIVPILRVSSVTKAGFDLLDQLLFQLPKRNLGAQKPFQMYVDKVYQVTGVGTVVSGSIKQGEVKVGDHLQLGPTDDGGSIPVKVQTIETHYYRVDKASAGDIVGIALKGAKPSDIWRGMLLCEKEIKSIREFEAEVIILNHPTRIAKGYEPVVHIETIAETATFEKLEQEYMMAGQTGRVTMRFKFRPYHIYEGEKFIFREGKSKGIGRVLKVFEAR is encoded by the coding sequence ATGGACCAATTGGAGACCATACTTGACAATGGAGAACAGGAAAACATCGAGTTCAAAGAATATCTAACAGAAGAGTTGCACCTGAAGGATGAACGGAGGCAGGGGTTAGTCTGCCAGATGAAGCACAGGTTGAGTATGGGGAATGGTACCGCGCTCTATGTAGTTGGAGTGACCGATGGAGGTATGTTGCGCGGCATATCATCCTCTAAGTATAAAGAGACGTTATCTGTTTTGAACTGTATCGCACTTGAGGCTGGTGCCAAGGTCACGGACTGTAAAGAATATAAGGTAAACAAGGGATATGTTGGGCTCCTTACCATTAAGAGTCACCTCCCTGCCAAAGAGCATATACTGATTGGTACGGCAGGACACGTGGATCACGGGAAGAGTACATTGGTAGGCTCTCTGGTTACTGGAATAATGGACGATGGAGCTGGCAAGACCCGCATATTTTTGGACGTACAGCCCCATGAAATCGAAAGGGGGCTGTCCGCTGATTTGTCTTATAGTGTATATGGATTTAAAAATGGAAAGGCAATTCGTCTGAAGAATCCCCTGAGCAAGAAAGAAAAGGCAGGAGTGGTCGAATCGGTGGACAAACTGATATCTTTCGTGGACACCGTCGGTCACGAGCCATGGTTGAGGACCACTATAAGGGGCATCGTCGGTCAGAAACTGGATTATGGGTTGCTCGTGGTGGCGGCGGACGATGGGGCGACTCATGTCACAAAAGAGCATCTGGGAATTTTACTCGCAATGGAGCTGCCGACAATAATCGCCATCACAAAAATCGATAGAGTGGAAGAGGGACATACAGCAGAGACGGAAAAACAGATTATGCATATACTTAAAGTGGTTGGAAAGATTCCATTGCGCATAAAATCAAAATCAGACCTCCACGCCATTTCCAATAGATTGAATGATGGAGTGATAGTCCCTATTCTCAGAGTTTCATCCGTTACGAAGGCGGGATTTGACCTGCTCGATCAGTTATTGTTCCAGCTGCCGAAACGAAATCTGGGAGCTCAAAAGCCGTTCCAGATGTATGTCGATAAGGTGTATCAAGTGACAGGAGTTGGAACTGTAGTGAGTGGTTCGATCAAGCAAGGCGAGGTGAAAGTTGGAGACCATCTGCAACTTGGCCCGACCGACGATGGAGGCTCCATCCCGGTCAAGGTGCAGACCATCGAGACACACTATTACAGGGTGGATAAAGCAAGCGCCGGCGACATCGTTGGGATAGCGCTCAAAGGCGCCAAGCCCTCCGACATCTGGAGGGGCATGTTATTGTGTGAAAAGGAAATTAAATCAATTCGGGAGTTTGAAGCAGAGGTCATAATATTAAATCATCCGACACGCATTGCAAAGGGATATGAACCAGTTGTCCATATTGAAACCATAGCGGAAACTGCCACATTTGAGAAATTGGAGCAGGAATATATGATGGCAGGGCAGACGGGGCGTGTCACCATGCGCTTCAAGTTCAGGCCATATCATATCTATGAAGGAGAGAAGTTCATCTTCAGAGAGGGCAAGAGCAAGGGAATTGGAAGGGTTTTGAAGGTCTTCGAGGCAAGATAA
- a CDS encoding class I SAM-dependent methyltransferase family protein, whose protein sequence is MSRESNATLPKLLTGALSKDELELLPGGWQILGDIIIVSIPPQLRARKYVIGEALLKFYPRCKTVLRMRRISGPYREPNVEVIAGNDTETIHKENGCRFKLDATKIMFSPGNLDERKRMSKLGKDEIVVDMFAGIGYFSIPMAVHSKPKKIVAIEVNPLAYRYLCENVQLNKVGDIVQPVHGDCAIKTPVGIADRAIMGSFEAFHHLAHGINALKPGGILHYHETTPEKLCFGRPINRIIATAEMLGKSVKIQKSHKVKKYSPGVWHIVIDAQVF, encoded by the coding sequence ATGTCCAGAGAATCGAACGCCACCCTCCCAAAGCTACTAACTGGTGCATTGAGTAAAGATGAGTTGGAATTGTTGCCGGGCGGGTGGCAGATTCTCGGCGATATTATAATCGTTAGCATCCCGCCTCAATTGAGAGCCAGGAAATATGTGATTGGCGAAGCCCTCCTCAAATTTTATCCAAGATGCAAGACCGTGTTGAGGATGAGAAGGATTTCGGGTCCGTACAGGGAGCCAAACGTCGAGGTAATTGCAGGCAATGACACAGAAACAATCCACAAGGAGAATGGGTGCAGATTTAAGCTGGATGCAACTAAAATCATGTTCTCGCCTGGAAATCTGGACGAAAGAAAAAGGATGTCCAAGCTCGGTAAAGACGAAATCGTCGTGGACATGTTCGCAGGAATAGGATACTTTTCGATCCCGATGGCAGTACATTCAAAACCAAAGAAGATAGTCGCAATTGAGGTTAATCCTCTTGCATATCGCTATTTGTGCGAGAACGTTCAACTCAATAAAGTGGGGGACATCGTCCAGCCAGTGCACGGAGATTGCGCCATAAAAACGCCAGTTGGCATCGCTGATAGAGCGATTATGGGCAGTTTTGAGGCATTTCATCATTTAGCCCATGGGATAAATGCGCTTAAGCCTGGGGGAATTCTTCACTATCACGAAACGACACCTGAGAAACTGTGTTTTGGCCGTCCAATCAACCGAATCATAGCTACGGCCGAAATGCTGGGCAAATCCGTTAAAATACAGAAATCGCATAAGGTCAAGAAATACTCTCCAGGCGTCTGGCACATCGTAATTGATGCGCAAGTATTTTAG
- a CDS encoding NMD3-related protein has translation MTPSLFCPGCGRESKEGLCTPCFLKHFNLIEHPSMLELEICPTCRACFVGGRWTKYHDYADAVTPIAMSQLNIHPDANELRIALKPQVSDGCASKVHVRVDAVVQRMDVFKEFDVEVRIKKRACDRCSLIAGGYYEGIVQVRASGRTLTEMERHISEKIAHTVIKQIQELSKNAFISDIKHLKEGMDIYVGAIKIGRQISKAIIDKFGGNFSEASKLVGQRDGKNIYRISFAVRIPNLMPGDIISLRDSVIQITDSRKKVIGIDLMTGARFISDAKKLKGVKLLCHESDAEATILTMVQDDEIQILDPDSYKPMTLPRPPFLTAESGDDVLVVKTEKGMFILPKES, from the coding sequence ATGACTCCATCACTATTTTGTCCAGGTTGTGGGCGAGAATCCAAAGAAGGGCTTTGCACACCCTGTTTTCTAAAACACTTCAATCTAATTGAGCATCCATCTATGTTGGAACTTGAGATATGTCCAACGTGTAGGGCTTGTTTTGTCGGTGGCAGATGGACCAAATACCATGATTATGCAGATGCCGTAACTCCAATCGCCATGTCTCAATTGAATATCCATCCCGATGCCAATGAGCTGCGCATTGCACTCAAACCTCAAGTATCTGATGGATGCGCCAGCAAGGTACACGTTCGTGTGGATGCCGTGGTGCAGAGGATGGACGTCTTCAAAGAGTTTGATGTCGAGGTTCGGATCAAAAAGAGGGCATGTGATAGATGTAGTCTAATTGCCGGGGGTTACTATGAGGGCATCGTACAGGTCAGGGCAAGCGGGCGCACTCTGACGGAGATGGAAAGGCACATCTCAGAGAAGATTGCGCATACGGTCATCAAACAAATCCAGGAGCTCAGTAAAAATGCCTTTATTTCGGATATTAAACACCTGAAAGAGGGCATGGATATATATGTAGGGGCGATTAAGATTGGCAGGCAGATATCCAAAGCCATCATAGATAAATTTGGAGGGAATTTTTCAGAGGCGTCAAAATTGGTCGGACAACGGGACGGAAAGAACATCTACAGAATTTCCTTTGCGGTGCGCATCCCTAACCTCATGCCAGGAGATATCATCTCACTGAGAGACAGCGTAATCCAGATAACGGACTCTAGAAAAAAGGTAATCGGGATTGATTTAATGACTGGCGCACGTTTTATTTCAGATGCCAAGAAACTGAAAGGAGTGAAATTACTGTGCCATGAATCTGATGCTGAAGCGACCATTCTGACGATGGTGCAGGATGACGAAATCCAAATTCTCGACCCTGATTCATACAAGCCAATGACTTTGCCAAGGCCGCCTTTTTTAACTGCGGAGAGCGGAGATGATGTTTTGGTCGTCAAGACCGAGAAGGGCATGTTTATTTTGCCGAAAGAGAGTTGA